The nucleotide window CATCGGAAAGCTTACCGGCAATCCCAACAATTTCCTCTGGTTTAACCTGAAGGGCAACCTCAGCAACAACAGCCAATGCATCACGCCAGCTCACAGCCTTAAAGCGTCCATTAGCATCACGAATCATGGGGTCATTTAGCCTCTGTCTCTTCAACCCATCATAACAGAAACGAGTCTTATCCGATATCCATTCTTCATTTATATCCTAAAAAGGTCAATGAAACAGGCAAAAGTTACTTATCTTGTCAAACAGATCAACGCTCTGGCTATTAGCAGAACAATTAAGTTTACTGTTTCTCTAATGGACAAAAATCTGATTTAGGCAGACAAACAGAACATTGAGAAACCTTTTTCTTCATAAAAAAAAAGAacacttcttttttttctttttattgatAATTATAAACATTTCAATGATTAATGCATGTTCCTCAGATAAAAAGGACCGCACCAGTTGGAAAAATAATCAGCTTTGAAAGTGCAAATTCCcttcttaaaattttaatcattgaAATTCAGAAGTTCATGACAAGAAACCTTAGTTACTTCGAACCTTGCACAAACTGGAAGAGAACATTTGACCATATTATCTAAATGAAACAAACCCTACTAGAAAAGTCCACAATTCACAATTTCCACATTCTTTAGGGGTAGTGGTAAATTGTGAGATAAATTTGCAACAAGTGCAAGAACATAACCAAGCCCTTCTCAGATATTAACAAGACCATAATAACTCTATCCCATGCAGCCCATGCCACACATTTACCGTCACAACTGGAAAATAAGATGTGTCTAGCTAAAACTAAAGTGGAAAATGTACAAAACAATATCATTAATGTGTTGTTACATATGCCACAGTAATCACAATGAAAATTTAAAGCTGGTATAAGTCAATCTTAAATTATCACATCTCCTCAAGAACTAAATATAAAGGCTGCTTTTCTCATAAACAGAAATAATACAGGTCGTAGAGTTAATGAAGTGATAAGACCAGAACACTTAAAAGTACTAGCACAAAAGCAGTCGACACTCAACAGATAGTTCAGTGCTTCATGGGCATCAGACAAAAGATTCCTAGAAATGAGTGTACCATAAGCATCGTATGACAATTTACACTTACCTCATTTAAACGTGGAAGGATACGCATAACCTCCGGACCTCTGCTATCAATTCGAATGTTGGATCCAACTGCATCAGTCACATCAATGGTCTCTGTTCCTTTCAACTCCCAGTTTCGGGCCTTAAATGCAAAGGGTTTAGAGGTAAGAGCTCCAACAGGGCAGATATCAATTACATTTCCAGAAAGCTCACTTGTCATAAGCTTTTCAACGTAAGTCCCAATTTCTTCTCCACTACCACGACCTAACATGCCAAGATCCTGAACTCCAGCAACTTCTGTTGCAAACCTGACACACCTGATGAGACCACAAAAAGTTAGTTGCCTCAAGCTCTGACCTATGGAACATAGAACAGAAAGAAAATTGCTTATAGATATTTCTCAAACAAACAAATCCTCAAAAGATCACAACGATTTGGCCCAAAAATGGCTTAAAGAAGAAGATGCAACTTTTAGCTTATCACTCAAAAAGGAAAATACACTAGAGAGGCTTTGAAAGACCTATTTATGAATCACAAAGCTTTAGAACTCGGACTGATTTGTGTAATAGAAGAAGTGCATCAGTCTAACATAATGAAGTAAAGCAAAATTCACAAAGCAAATTGTATAGGCTAACTTAATCACAATCTGATATAAACAATTCTAAGTGTAGGGCAACACATGATTAAAAAGGTAGTGAACACATAAACAAGCAATACCAGTCATTCTTAAGTGGGATTTATTGGAATATAAATTCTCGGTACCTATATGTAGCCATAAATATCTAAAGCTAAAAATTCTCCAATGCATTTGTTTATTTAAAAGAAACTCATTAGTGGAAGCAGTTATCCTTGGGATTCAAATCTTAAaatctttgaaaatataaataaataaagaacttAGGAATATTGTTAGGTTAATTTCGGACCTAGTACACTGAATGCACCGAGTCATGACAGTCTTCACCAAAGGACCAAGATTCTTGTCAACAACAGATCTCTTCATTTCAGTAAAACGGCCACGATCAGATCCAAATGCCATAGACTGATCCTGGAGATCACATTCTCCACCCTGATCACAAATTGGACAATCCAGTGGATGGTTCATCAGCAAAAACTCCATCACTCCTTCTCGTGCCTTCTTTGCCAATGGCGTATCTGTCTTAATCTTCATTCCTATATTAGAGTCCCAGAGAATTAgagaacataataataataataagaagaagaagaagataaataaagaatGTACTGGGAAATACCAGAACCAAACCAAAATATAAAACAAACGGACATATTTAGATAAAGAGCAGCCTAATTCCGTAAAGGTTAAATTGTTTAAATGAAAAGCACTTTCGACTTGTAAGAGCAGTTTCACACAAGAGCTTAGCATTTCCAAAGCCATATTgctaaaaaagtaaaataaaaaagaaatttatGCGAATATAAATACTATAAAAGAGAGAAAGAATTGGATCATAGTGTAATGAATCATAGCGTTGTATATTTCTTAACATTAAACAGAACAAATAGCAGCATAAAAATAGCAAGGAAAAGTTGAAGCAAACTAAACAGTATTCAATTAATTTGATACCCAAATCAAAATCACTAAATCCACCTAATTAAGTCACGAATCTGTATATAGGAAATCAAAATCGCTCCTCCCTGAAGGTTAATCCAAACAAATGAATAAATTTATCTatccaaaataaaagaaaaaagaaagggcAATGAAACGGAAAGGCTCACCAGGAAGGGCAGGCATGGCGCAAGAGGCGACGGGCTTGGGGGATTTTTCAACCTCGACAAGGCACATACGGCAGTTCCCCGCGATCGAAAGTCGGCTATGATAACAAAACCTAGGAATGTCAACTCCAGCGATCTCGCAGGCCTGAAGAACAGTCATGCCCTTAGGGATTTTCACCGGGAACCCATCAACGAACACCTCGAGAGCATCATCTGGGTTGGTGAAGTGGACCCGGGCACCGCCCACAGGTTTCTTAGGCGGAGGCGGAGTGGGCTCCGGCTGCGTTGCTGGTGCGGCCGCTGATGCATCGGGGGATTGGAGGCCGGGTTTGGTGACGATGGGTCGGAAACGAGAGTACTGAGAAGAGAGAACCCTGGAGGTCTTAAGGGTTCTTGAAGCTAACAACCCTAATCCCATTTTTCCAGTACGGTGAGATCTCTTAGCTTCCTTTGTTGGAGCTCAGAAAGAGTGGCGACAGATTTTGAGTTTGCACTGAAATGAAATGAAAGCGTGTGATTCCCACAATTCGGGTTTCAGGTTGACCCGTTTTTCTCCACATGGTCTGCCTCTGAGTTTCCATACGCCATCGTTTTAAATTAAGGTTGTAAAGTAATGCTTTTCTTTCCGAAAATTAGGGTATACTataaaaataatcacttttgtttgttttagattacattttagttacttatgtttaaaatattacattttggttatttatgttattgttttgttacgaagtggtcactctaccgttaagtcCCATTACCTCCCTAATAGAGGTCTTACGTGGCAATCCAAatggttttaaatgccaacttggatgtctTACGTGACCGTCcaaataaaatttgtttaattaaaaacctattttcatTCTAGCAATTGGACATCCAAGTTGGTATTTAAAATCCATTTGGACTACCATGTAAGA belongs to Gossypium arboreum isolate Shixiya-1 chromosome 7, ASM2569848v2, whole genome shotgun sequence and includes:
- the LOC108463933 gene encoding NADH dehydrogenase [ubiquinone] iron-sulfur protein 1, mitochondrial-like; protein product: MGLGLLASRTLKTSRVLSSQYSRFRPIVTKPGLQSPDASAAAPATQPEPTPPPPKKPVGGARVHFTNPDDALEVFVDGFPVKIPKGMTVLQACEIAGVDIPRFCYHSRLSIAGNCRMCLVEVEKSPKPVASCAMPALPGMKIKTDTPLAKKAREGVMEFLLMNHPLDCPICDQGGECDLQDQSMAFGSDRGRFTEMKRSVVDKNLGPLVKTVMTRCIQCTRCVRFATEVAGVQDLGMLGRGSGEEIGTYVEKLMTSELSGNVIDICPVGALTSKPFAFKARNWELKGTETIDVTDAVGSNIRIDSRGPEVMRILPRLNEDINEEWISDKTRFCYDGLKRQRLNDPMIRDANGRFKAVSWRDALAVVAEVALQVKPEEIVGIAGKLSDAESMMALKDLLNNMGSNNVWCEGTGTSPNADLRYRYLMNSSIAGLEKADVFLLVGTQPRVEAAMVNARICKTVRASNAKVAYIGPPTEFNYDCQHLGTGPQTLIEIAEGHHSFCSAISNAKNPAIIVGAGLFERDDKDAIFAAVEAIAKNGNVIRPDWNGFNVLLLNAAQAAALDLGLVPESSNSIESAKFLYLMGADDVNLNKVPSDAFVVYQGHHGDQSVYCANVILPSAAFSEKEGTYENTEGCSQQTLPAVPTVGDARDDWKIIRALSEVAGIRLPYDTLGAIRSRMRTVAPNLLNTDEIEPAAFGPSLSPDCSQKISLTPFKAAVENFYMTDSITRASKIMAQCSAMLLKK